In Setaria viridis chromosome 5, Setaria_viridis_v4.0, whole genome shotgun sequence, the genomic stretch GGTTTAGTCCACTAGCTAGTTTATACTCAATCTATTTCAAAAatatagatcgttttagttaATTTCTGGTAAAAAAACACACTAACAAGATATATTTTAAGATGGATTTAATGAAATTAGTTTAGTATTGCATATATCGGTGTAATTTTCTACAAACTTGTTAAAACTGAAGAAATTTGATTTAGAATAAATTAAAACCGTTGTTTTGGAGTAGAGGGCAGCTCGAACTGCCAATCGCGACCTTACCAATTCaggagctctctctctctcttttattTCCGTTTTCCCGTAACCACTAACCAGAGCATGATGAATACGCACGCGAGACGCGAGTACGGGACATGAGAGCGACTCTTACAACGGGCCCACAAGTCAGTAGCTGAAGCTGGCTGTCACACGTCCATTTGGTTGGTGGCTCATGCCATGTCAAACTGTCAAAGTAGCGTGGCCTCAGCGCCAAGGCCTGgtttccaacttccaagcacaGCTGCACAGCGCCATGGCTTTCTCTGCCTCTGGGAGGGGAGGACGAGGGCTCCTCtttccggcggcagcggcggccgtggTGCTAGTACTAGttggagcggcgccggcggcgggttgCTACCCGCGCGTGTTCAGCTTCGGGGACTCGCTGGCGGACACAGGCAACTACGCCTTCGTCTACGGCAACAACTCCAACCCCGCGCTCCGTCTCCCGTACGGCGAGACTTTCTTCCACCGCCCCACCGGGCGCTTCTCCGATGGCCGCATCGTCGTCGACTTCATCGGTAAGCTGCCGTTACCAATCAATCGGATGACCGATTGATCTATTAGCCTGCGTCTTCGGGGTTGGGGGCTCGATTGACTTGATTTGAGATATTGGATTCGCGTGGTTGCAGCGGACACGCTGGGGCTCCCGTTCGTGCCGCCGTACCTGAGCGGGCGGAGCGCGGAGGACTTCGCCTGCGGGGCCAACTTCGCCGTGGGCGGCGCCACGGCGCTCAGCCCGGCCTTCTTCCGGGACAGGGGCTTCGACGGCATGGGCAACCGAGTGCACCTCGACATGGAGATGAAGTGGTTCCGCGAGCTGCTGGACCTCCTCTGCCCCGGCAACCTCGCCGGTATGTAGGTTCCCATTCTACCTCCTCCGATTCCATCCTTCCCCTTTGACCAAACCTCCTTCGTACTGTAATCTGGTTGGTGGGGAAAGTATTAGCGGGTATAGTAGTAGAATGCAATTTCGAGAAGGTTCGGTGCACGGGaattttggagatggaaagggAAAGATGCGATGCGAGTGGTGAACGCAAAAAGCAGAGAAACAGAGTTGCTGCCTTGCTGGATAGGGGTATGGCGCCAATGGAATGAAATCAGGTGGGGGACTCTCTCCCCTTCCGTAgccattcaaaaaaaaaacagagttgCTGGATAGGGGTTCAGTTTAAACGTTTGAAGTAAGGAACGGATATTAAATCTTACTATGTAATTCCATCTGCAGCTATTTGGTTTATGAAAATTAGTAAAAAACTGAAAAtcatgcttcaaaactccaaagaGAAAATGAACAATTGAATGGCGATATAGATGAAATGATGCCATGCAACTAGCCGGCTGGTCCACATCAGTCGTTGTCGACTTGCTGTAGCAATTTCAGCAAAAGACTTGAGAGAATTTTGCTTCTTCATTTTCCATCTGTCGACTTTCCAGAAAGAATCAACTTTATGGTCCGAATTCAGAAATAGAATAAATCTCTACAAGCAGTTTCATGTATCAAAACtaaaaattaatttttttataactaGTCGACATCATAATTCGTGACTTGTTTGGAGTAGAGTCACAATCAGAATTTACGATGTCAATGAGAAAGAAGGAAACTCCATTCAGCCAAGTGCTTTTACTTCAGCTCCACAAGCCTGATGTGCCTAAGAAATCAATTGCTGTGCTAGGAAACAGATTATTAGGATAAATCTGACTTTTAGTAACACCAAAACATGGAATGCAGTAACTTCATcactttctttttcttatgaTGATGTGATATCTACAATTCAGTGGATCCTATTTGTTGCACAGGTTGCTCAAATATGATGAACCAATCTCTCTTCTTGATTGGAGAAATTGGGGGCAATGACTACAACATTCCTCTTATTTCTAGAGTGTCCTTCGAGAAGATCCGCACCTTCACTCCAAGTGTTGTTGCCAAAATTTCTTCCACAATCACTGTGAGCATCAGTTTTGCTGTCGCTATTGTAGCTGCTCACATTATATATAGATAGTAATGTAGAATGACCTGAGTTTGCAGGAATTGATTCAGCTAGGAGCCAAGACTCTTGTGGTTCCTGGGAACCTCCCAATTGGGTGTGTCCCAAAATATCTGATGATGTTCAAGAGCGACAAGGAAGAAGATTATGAACCACAGACAGGTTGCCTTAGGTGGATGAACAAGTTCTCACGATACCACAACAAGCTTCTCATGAAGGAGCTTAAGAAGCTTCGCAAGCTCCATCCTGGAGTAACCATCATCTATGCTGATTACTATGGAGCTGCTATGGAGATTTTCCTTTCCCCTGAACAATACGGTGAGCTTggatatttttcttttctttctactATGAAATTTAGTCTCTACTTTTCTTTTTACGAAAGATAAATTTAGTCTGTACTCATCTAAATATTGTTTGACAGACTAGAAACTGTGCCATCAAACTTTCAAAAATTGTTTGCATTCGTGTATATTAAAGTTATATTGTTAGTTTGGTGGTTCAGATTTCAGAATGTGCTTCAAATAAACTGGATTTTAGATTTTACGAGTACACGACTTTATCTGCATAATTGATCTAATGTTAGTGCCTTTATCCATATGCGCACCATATGAATTCCTTCGTGGTTATAATTCTACCATAACTTCAATGTTTTAGGATAGCACTTGTATAATTCTATAGTAGCTTGATGAAGTCAGCCGCCACACATTTTGTATTCAAACTGGAGTTTGTTTGGTAACAAAGGTGATATCAGTTTACATCACTTAGCATTGTTTTTTCCCTACTTTTAACTGGATATTCTATTACTTGAGTAGTAAATGTATTATTTGTAGTATTAGTATCACATAATCAAATTGACCTTCAGATTTATCGTGCTATTTGGTTTCGTTCAGTAAACTGCCTAGAAGCTTTAATCAGAACCTCCTGAAGACCAGTACATAAcatagggaaaaaaaatcctctTTCATGGCGGGCACTACCCTAGTTAAAACATTGCCATGACTCTGGTTCAGGGATCGAATATCCACTGGTGGCTTGCTGTGGTGGCGGAGGACCCCACGGTGTGTCCCCAACTGGAGGATGTGGATACGGAGAATATACGGTGTGTAATAACCCAGAAAAGTATGGATCATGGGATGGCTTCCATCCATCAGAAGCTGCATACAGGGCCATTGCAATGGGCCTTCTACGAGGTTCATACACACAGCCGCCCATGGCTTCCACCACCGGTTCATGTCCACAGCTTGCGGAGCTCGATTCTTCTGCTGAATACAAGCCCCTCTACGACATGTAATAATTGCGTAATTACATTTTATTCGTACTACTTGAAGGTCAAACTTCATTAGTTTTGAGTAATGGTTAGTCAAATTATATACACGTGTAGTGTGACAATTATATCAATAGTTTATATTTTGAAGTGTTTTTAATACGATATTGATTTGGTGTAAATTCACAATATATTGTAAGATAAATGGTCAGTACATACTTTTTGAACACTATGCGTTCAGAAATTACTAAAGTAAATCAGTTTTTCTCTAGCGAATTGTATTTCCATTATCAATCAAGCATTGTCATGTCTTAACTATTGCTTACTATGCTACCACGTGCTTTCTAGTTTCAAAATGGGTCATTTCAGTTTTATTCTATGTCAAGCTTCTCTACCCTTACCAAattcataaaaaatatattaatatttataaTACCATTTAAATTTACTagcaaaatatatttcatgCTAGATTTGTCAAAGCTGATTTGATGTTCTAGATATTAGTGCAATTTTCCTATAAActtgagaaaaaaaactaaaaagacatactggagggagtatatgcatTTCAGAGGGCCGCTCAACCTAGTACGGCTTTAATTTAGAATGCTAAGGCAACAGACTATTCTTTTCACGGCAATAATTTTTTAACAGTCTTTAAATGCCTCctttagagcatctccaagagtgtCTAAAAAATAAAGTCCCAAAATAATTGGTTTTGGATCTTGCCAAAAATTATTCGGAAGAAAAAGAAACTCATCACCCAACGGTTCCAAAAACTAGATAAAAAAAGGTAATGCTACAATCCGAACGTCCGCTCCAAAAATATCTGCGCTTCCTATCTATCCATTTtcaccattctttttcttccccatcccacTCCCGTGACCTTTCTTCTTCAACTTTCCACCCCGgcatcctcctcgtccaccccggcggcggcgcgctcccccaccCCGGCGACCTCGTTCCCACCCCGGCATCCTCCTCGCGCaccccggcggcgcccctcccccactCCGGCGTGCTCACCCATCGGGGGCGTCCAAcgcccccggatccggtggccctctccccgatcCCGGTgagatccgagcggggaaggatcggaCGGCggccatgttgcaataggtatctcacgatgttgcagtagggattcttggatgttgcaagCGCTACCgtttttttcttccccatccctttccttcttcaaccttccatcccgacgtattcctcatccatcccggcggcggcacgctccCCAACCCCGGCAGGCTCGTCCCGCACCCCGgtggcctcgtcccccacctcaacggcggcgcgctcccccaccacggtgtcctcctcgtccaccccggcggcggcgcactcctCTACTCCGgaacctcgtcccccaccctggcggcgcccctccccccactccgaCGTCCTCAACCAACCGGGAGCACCCAACgccccggatccggtggccctctccccgaccccggcgagatccgagcggggaaggatcgggcagcggccatggtggacgaccttcGGCAGCAGGttggttgtcgtggatctgagtgttgcagtaggtacctcatggtgttgcaaatatatttttggatgttgcaacagtggcttttgatgtttcatctgttttgcaccggatccggtggccctctccccgaccctggcgagatccgagcggggaaggatcgggcggcaGCCATGATGGACGACCTTCGGTggcaggctggttgtcgtggatctgagtgttgcaataggtatctcatggcgttgcaatagttatttttcgATGTTGCAAGGGTGGCTTTTGacgtttcatctgttttgcaacagtttgacttgccagcaatcgggtgttgcaccaacttgttcatgatgttgcatatagttattttctttgtttcgtctcttcttcttttgttgttgcaatgttgtaagagatatttttttttgttgcaatgtgtctgttttgaatgttgcacgaagcaattcgggatgtttcatgcacgtaaaggtgttgcaaTCTTTagtgttgcaagtgttgatttttgatatttcgatagttatttttcaatgttgcgacggaacgtccgataaaacaaaattatcggacgtccgggcgctagcacttCCGATAAAAAAATCAACAATATGTGGACAAAAAAAACTGACGGCACTTTTCCTATGGGCGTTGTCCATCTACTCCGTGAAACAAGGAACGCAATTTTTTTCTCCGTGAAAAAATGAACGGCATTTTTTCCTTCGTCAgatgtcctttttttttctttctcattCCATGGATTGGGAGTGAGCGGAAGGGGTGCAAAAATAGCTCAGGTTGATGCTAGGATTGGACGTGCCAAAAAAATTGGGCAGTGGTTTAGACAACTGTTGGAGTAATGTTTTTTCTATTAGTTCCCAAAATTAAGTTTTAGCAATATATTTTGAGTACTTTTGGAGATGCTCTTGTAAGTAgaaccttttttaaaaaaagaaatgagTCCCCGTGATGGTTCATGACTTCATTCTAAAGCATAAAACGTCATTTATAGAAGTTTGCAGATTTATTTTAGATATAGATCGAGTAGATAACTTCACTAAACATGGGTAGACATTATTAGTATTCTTTGTTCTTAATGCTCAAAAGAAAAGACATCCATGGCAAAGCAGTCGTCCTAGTCCTAGAGTGTGAGTCATCTCGATCGAGTCCTGCTGTTTCACGAAGAAGCTGCCTTTCTCTGTCACTGCCGACGCAAAGTTGCCACCTCTTACTCCCTCGCTATCTACATAAATGTACCCGCCTTAGCGTCGGTGCTTCTGATGCGGAAGTGTGTTTGCTTTCTCGTTTGTTCTAGCCAGCCCCGTACCTGAGATCTTGAGTGCAAAAAAGGATTTTTCGTGCACTCCGACACGTAGCGACGACCAGATCAGGTGCCATTAATGATTAGCCCCAAACACTAATTTAATTGATCAgtttttaaaaattaaactgaTCATTATTTTGCTACACATTGCATCATGGAGTAGAATTGTGCTGTGCTGGCCAGTTCAAATGAGCACGCACGGGCGCACGGCACATGAGAGTCGGCCCCACCCCCACACTGGTCAGCTCGGGCCCACAAGGCGGTTACTGCCTTATTGGAGGTGGCCTCCACGTGTCCATCCGTTTGCTTCCACTCACGAGTCACGAATCACGACGTTTATAGAAGCAGAGGGGGGTCAGCCTTCTTTCCTCTCCCAGATCAGACTTCTCCAAAATTCAATTCAGTTTCTTCTACGGCCGCCTCGAGCAGCGCGGCCGCGGATCCCCGGGGAAAGAGGCCATGGCTTCCTCTGCCccggggagaggaggaagacggccGATctcacctgcggcggcggcggcggctgtggtgGTAATGGTACTGGTTGgggcggagccggcggcggcgtgctacCAGCGCTTGTTCAGCTTCGGGGACTCGCTGGCCGACACGGGCAACTTCCGCTTCTACTACGGCAACAGCTCCGGCGAGCCCGCGCTCCGGCCACCCTACGGCGAGACGTTCTTCCGTCGCCCCACCGGGCGCTTCTCCAACGGCCGTCTCGTCCTCGACTTCATCGGTACGTTACATATGCCAATCCATTAATCGTTCAATCAAATTAGCTTGCGTACGTATTAGTAATAGTACTGATTTGAAATTTGGGGTTCGGGGATTCCGCGTGTAATCGCAGCGGACACGATGGGGCTCCCGTTCGTTCGGCCGTACCTGAGCGGGCGGCGTGCGGAGGACTTCGCGTGCGGGGCCAACTTcgccgtgggcggcgcgacggcgctaGGCCCGGACTTCTTCCGCGACAGGGGTTTCAACATCGGCGACGGACGGGTGCACCTCGACACGGAGATGAAGTGGTTCCGCGACCTGCTCGATCTTCTCTGCCCCGGCGGCCGCTCCGGTATGGCTATTCCCTTTTTACCCCCTCCAATTCCATCCTCCTCGCACCTTGCTTTTGACCTGACCTTTTAAATTTCACTTCTACTGGGGAGATAAGAAATTCTAGTGGTAGACGGTGAAAGTAGCATCTAGCAAGTTTAGCGAAATACTTGTAAGTTTCAAATCTAGAAGGTGCGGTGCAGAGGTGTTCGGCGATGGAAGGAACTTGAAAGGTGCGCGTGCGATGCAAAGATATTGGATAGGAAACATTTGGATTGTTGGAACAAGGAAAGGGATAGGTAAACACCACGGAAGGTCATTTTGCAGCTTCTTGATTTATGAAAAACGAAAACCATGCTTTCAAATCCAAAAGGAAGAAATAGACCAATGAACGGTATATAGGCAAAATAATTCATCATTGATGCTAGAAACAAACAGAAGTTTAGTTTGATGGTACCAATTCAATGCTAACTGGCCAGTCCATATCAGTCATTGTCGAAAACCTGAACTGAAATTGCAGCCTCAAACTAGTACTATCAGCATAGACGTGAGCAAACATCCTGTTGCTTCATTTTGTTTTGGCACCTCAAATAATCATGTTACTGTTCCCGAAGTTGACAACTGTGGTTAGAAATGGGATATTTTGTGAAATAAACTTGTTTAGCCCCTGGAAGCAACGTGCTGCAACAGAACCTGAAATAAACTGCTTATTAGTTGTCAATAAAGTCAAGTTATCAACTCCATCCAGCCAAATACGTCTACTTCCGCTCGACATAGCCTGCTAGCACAAACAATTGATTCTCTGCTAAGGGGAGCAGCTACTTGGATAAATCTGACTTGTAATGCTATAAAAACTCAATAGAAGACTAAATTGCTGCAAGCATGTCAATGCTCAACTACTCTGGATGCTGTAATTCTGTCTCTTCGTTGAAACCTTCTTTGTAATGTGATTTTTACATGCTAATTCAGAACCCTGTTTATTGCACAGATTGCTCGGACATGATGGGTCAATCCCTTTTCTTGGTTGGAGAAATTGGGGGCAATGATTACAACTTACCTCTTCTATCCAGATTACCGATTGAGAAGATCCGCTCCTTCACACCAAGTGTTGTTGCCAAAATTTCTTCTACAATCACCGTGAGCATCTGTGTTACTGTAGCTTCTGTTGTTTCTGGCATCGTATATACTAATGTAGATAGTTATGTAAATGAGTGGAGTTTGCAGGAATTAATTGGGCTAGGAGCCAAGACTCTGGTGGTTCCGGGGAACCTCCCAATTGGCTGTGTCCCAAGATATCTATCGATTTTTAGGAGCGATAACAAAGAAGATTATGAGCCAGAGAGCGGTTGCCTCAGGTGGATGAACGAGTTCTCCAAGTACCACAACAAGCTTCTCGTGGAGGAGCTGGAGAAACTGCGCAAGCTTCATCCTGGTGTATCTATCATCTATGCTGACTATTATGGAGCTGCAATGGAAATTTTCCTTTTCCCTGAACGATTTGGTGAGTTAAGATACTTGCCCTGTACTACTCCCTACTATTaagtttaatttttttatacttGGAAACGATTTTTAGGCAATGAACTTAAGCACACTTCCTTGATACATTTCATAtgttcataaaaaaaaacaaaaccatCATTTTCTGATTTGAACTCTTTGGAAGTTGATGGTAGGCTATTTGTCGGTTCTTGCTCTTGCTTTTCAAAGAAGAATCCAAATTGGAGCTGGATGTTAATATCTTCTGACTAAACAAAAGTACAAAATCTAGCCATGTGGAAATTGCAATTTAAATGCCAAGAAGAAGCCTGTATAATCAGGTTTCGAGTGAAATACCAGAATTACACATTATAAGCTTCCAGAACTTTGCATTATGTATTATCCTGTACAGGAGTTAGTCAGATAACACAGGGTGGTATGTATCAGTTAACATCACTTATCATTCTCTTCTACTTGTATAAAATATCTCATTGCTATCATGGAGCAAATACAGTACGTGCAATACAAATAACCATGGCATAACTTAAATTGGGTTTCAGATTTCACAAGCTAGTTTCTCTCACTAAATAAACTGTCTAAGGTAGATGCCTTAGAAACTCCAAGATATAAAGGATGTAGTATCAATTAAAAAAGCATGTAGTATCCTTTTGAAAAATAATATTAGCTCTTGGTGATGCCCTGGTTAACATTGCCATGACTGTGGTTCAGGTATCGAGGAACCTTTAGTGGCTTGCTGCGGTGGAGAAGGAACCCATGGTGTGTCTCCAGCTGCAGCCTGTGGATATGGGGAATACAAGGTGTGTGATAACCCAGACAAGTATGGCTCATGGGATGGCTTCCATCCATCGGAAGCTGCGTACAAGGCCATTGCAATGGGCCTCCTGCGAGGGACATACACACAACCGTCAATTGCTTCTACCACCAGTTCGTGTCCAAAGCTTACTGAGCTGGTCTCCTCTGTTGAATACAAGGTTCTCTACGATTTATAATTTTGTAGCTACATTCAATTTTTATTGTTAAAGAAATACATGTGGTTAAATACTTTTTTTGGACACAGACAGTATGGTTAAAGATGTAATGATTTTGATATTTTTGCCTGATTACAGAGACGCGGTACTGTACTGCACTTCACGGCTGTTGCCCAAGTAATTGGTTGGGTTttgttttaccttttctttttttagtcacCGGTTACCTTTGTCGTTCTACTGCTGCTCCCTCAAGTCGTGTCTTCTTGATCGTTTTagttgtatatatataatagtgCTAAGCATCCTCTCTTCTGTATAGTGCTAGAGCTAGCCGTTATAAGGGGAATATTTACAATGTGGCATCCTGATTGGATGAGTGGTGAACAATTGGCCACTGTCAGTTATTCGCATAACCTCGTTATAGTAAAAGGATACATATTCTTTGACCATCTTGGCTGTCCTTAGTCCCTATGTACGAGGACTTACGAGTTCGTCCAAAGTTAAACTATactaagtttgaccaaatttatataaaaaactaATAATATTGACCATACTAAATGAGCATCTATAGATATTATAGAATATATTTTCAGTTTACTTATTTGATGTGGTAAATGTTAATACTTCCCTCTATATACTTGGTCAAAATTAGAGTAGTTTGACTTACAACAAACTCAGAGATACTTATATGTAGGGAGAAATACTTATATTTAGGGACAGAGTGAGCACTTCATCTCCACTTCTTATTTTCTTGTAATGGTGACGAGAAGTCTATGCACACTAATCATTATTTACGAGGCAGCTAGGAGAAAGTTCCGCACGTGACCACCCCGGGGCGTCCTCCTTCCTATCCTAATTGGTTATTAATTATGTTCTTAATTAGGCCCATCACTAATAAAGCGTGGTTGTTTTGCACTCCGGCCAATCTCCATCCAAAATTCCCTCCCAAACAACCTGGCTTTCCTCGTATCTTATCTCTTTCACGTGATCTGATCCCCAAAACAGGATTTTGTCTCCATCTATCTCAGTCACTAATTTTTTTGACAATGATTTAAGCACATGAAGGTATGTATGAACCTCATGATATTTGCGACGTCTATATTATACACTGCTACTTTCTGATCCAATTTATCGCTTTTTCCTATACATTGCACTCATCAGACAGTGATACTGTGATTCTATTGGCTATAGGAAATCAGTCAAATACCGTTTCTATAACTACTTCCACTGTAAGTCGA encodes the following:
- the LOC117858486 gene encoding sinapine esterase isoform X1; amino-acid sequence: MAFSASGRGGRGLLFPAAAAAVVLVLVGAAPAAGCYPRVFSFGDSLADTGNYAFVYGNNSNPALRLPYGETFFHRPTGRFSDGRIVVDFIADTLGLPFVPPYLSGRSAEDFACGANFAVGGATALSPAFFRDRGFDGMGNRVHLDMEMKWFRELLDLLCPGNLAGCSNMMNQSLFLIGEIGGNDYNIPLISRVSFEKIRTFTPSVVAKISSTITELIQLGAKTLVVPGNLPIGCVPKYLMMFKSDKEEDYEPQTGCLRWMNKFSRYHNKLLMKELKKLRKLHPGVTIIYADYYGAAMEIFLSPEQYGIEYPLVACCGGGGPHGVSPTGGCGYGEYTVCNNPEKYGSWDGFHPSEAAYRAIAMGLLRGSYTQPPMASTTGSCPQLAELDSSAEYKPLYDM
- the LOC117858486 gene encoding sinapine esterase isoform X2 gives rise to the protein MAFSASGRGGRGLLFPAAAAAVVLVLVGAAPAAGCYPRVFSFGDSLADTGNYAFVYGNNSNPALRLPYGETFFHRPTGRFSDGRIVVDFIADTLGLPFVPPYLSGRSAEDFACGANFAVGGATALSPAFFRDRGFDGMGNRVHLDMEMKWFRELLDLLCPGNLAGCSNMMNQSLFLIGEIGGNDYNIPLISRVSFEKIRTFTPSVVAKISSTITELIQLGAKTLVVPGNLPIGCVPKYLMMFKSDKEEDYEPQTGCLRWMNKFSRYHNKLLMKELKKLRKLHPGVTIIYADYYGAAMEIFLSPEQYVNCLEALIRTS
- the LOC117858877 gene encoding GDSL esterase/lipase At1g28600 isoform X1, which codes for MASSAPGRGGRRPISPAAAAAAVVVMVLVGAEPAAACYQRLFSFGDSLADTGNFRFYYGNSSGEPALRPPYGETFFRRPTGRFSNGRLVLDFIADTMGLPFVRPYLSGRRAEDFACGANFAVGGATALGPDFFRDRGFNIGDGRVHLDTEMKWFRDLLDLLCPGGRSEVFGDGRNLKGARAMQRYWIGNIWIVGTRKGIDCSDMMGQSLFLVGEIGGNDYNLPLLSRLPIEKIRSFTPSVVAKISSTITELIGLGAKTLVVPGNLPIGCVPRYLSIFRSDNKEDYEPESGCLRWMNEFSKYHNKLLVEELEKLRKLHPGVSIIYADYYGAAMEIFLFPERFGIEEPLVACCGGEGTHGVSPAAACGYGEYKVCDNPDKYGSWDGFHPSEAAYKAIAMGLLRGTYTQPSIASTTSSCPKLTELVSSVEYKRRGTVLHFTAVAQVIGWVLFYLFFF
- the LOC117858877 gene encoding GDSL esterase/lipase At1g28600 isoform X2 — encoded protein: MASSAPGRGGRRPISPAAAAAAVVVMVLVGAEPAAACYQRLFSFGDSLADTGNFRFYYGNSSGEPALRPPYGETFFRRPTGRFSNGRLVLDFIADTMGLPFVRPYLSGRRAEDFACGANFAVGGATALGPDFFRDRGFNIGDGRVHLDTEMKWFRDLLDLLCPGGRSDCSDMMGQSLFLVGEIGGNDYNLPLLSRLPIEKIRSFTPSVVAKISSTITELIGLGAKTLVVPGNLPIGCVPRYLSIFRSDNKEDYEPESGCLRWMNEFSKYHNKLLVEELEKLRKLHPGVSIIYADYYGAAMEIFLFPERFGIEEPLVACCGGEGTHGVSPAAACGYGEYKVCDNPDKYGSWDGFHPSEAAYKAIAMGLLRGTYTQPSIASTTSSCPKLTELVSSVEYKRRGTVLHFTAVAQVIGWVLFYLFFF